The Saccharomyces mikatae IFO 1815 strain IFO1815 genome assembly, chromosome: 2 sequence CATAAGAAAAGGACCTCCAAACAGTcaagtttgaaaagaagcagCCTGCTGCTTGATGAAACGCTACTGAAGGACTACCATTCTGCCTTAAAGCACATGCAGACGAACACTCCCAAGGAAGAAAAGCTACATATGGCCCCATCTCCGACACAGTCTACAAGAAGCCAATCAGACGCCAGTCTTTCTTCCATCAAGAGctcaatttcttctatatTCTCTCAGGATAAGGATTATTCAATTCATGACTTGTTgtatgaagaaattgaggAGATGGATAAAACAACGAGCGccttcaaaatcaacaaCACGATAGCTATGGATGATTCTAAAGCTCTCTTCGTTTTCTGTTCAAACGagtcttcttcaaagacaACTTCTACTGAAACTTTAAACGAACTAAACTTGGATACCCTAGATATGGGTACAGATAGAAGAACGTcgttgaattttttttgatataattAATCACAAGATATTCATTGTCATATTTGGGCGACACATGAATCAAAATTTGCTGTACTATGTCAATGGTCCCAATAATGCTTCGTTCCAAttattttctcatttttttctagaaCCTTCTTTACGTGATTCTCGCTCGGGATACGTCA is a genomic window containing:
- the SMKI02G1810 gene encoding uncharacterized protein (similar to Saccharomyces cerevisiae YBR071W; ancestral locus Anc_3.290), whose translation is MLRRPKNSGANSNVDSKKRQSMHLGSKSSLISLSSEFGHEHSKTKQKKEESPSHSPFPSATHKKRTSKQSSLKRSSLLLDETLLKDYHSALKHMQTNTPKEEKLHMAPSPTQSTRSQSDASLSSIKSSISSIFSQDKDYSIHDLLYEEIEEMDKTTSAFKINNTIAMDDSKALFVFCSNESSSKTTSTETLNELNLDTLDMGTDRRTSLNFF